A single window of Streptomyces aquilus DNA harbors:
- a CDS encoding JAB N-terminal domain-containing protein, protein MALDIELFQGESRQLVRTEPLIALLKPAFAAETAPFKGRPRFVLMLRNDPGPDTYEPDTPGTDTYEGDLHLTNLRADFGYIHVAIHMEGRVVYQKPYSVNSLVGPVLARLAREISPEERQWAFRIAGLPSPEDDESAQRLPPVVDGTDDIDVSRSTRLPFGIRPAAEPEIPLLDLAEYGVTLSDTGAPVTVLLGTGVRRSMMEMELSTEIEEGGFLVGRAFRRADDPALHAVIVDEVLPAEHSGASLMHFTFTGDSFRAMSRTLGDRQLVGWYHTHLFQTERTIGLSRTDIDLHRDTFRRPWQVAALINLTSRRRVLTCYASSDDWMAPCPIRNLDDDPDSHRSTHPSLGHH, encoded by the coding sequence ATGGCACTTGACATCGAGCTCTTCCAGGGCGAGTCACGCCAACTGGTGCGCACCGAACCGCTGATCGCGCTGCTGAAGCCGGCCTTCGCGGCGGAGACGGCCCCCTTCAAGGGCCGCCCCCGCTTCGTGCTGATGCTGCGCAACGACCCCGGGCCCGACACCTACGAGCCCGACACCCCCGGCACCGACACGTACGAGGGAGATCTCCACCTCACCAATCTCCGCGCCGACTTCGGGTACATCCATGTCGCGATCCATATGGAGGGACGCGTGGTCTACCAGAAGCCCTACTCCGTCAACTCGCTCGTCGGCCCGGTGCTCGCCCGGCTGGCCCGGGAGATCTCCCCCGAGGAGCGCCAGTGGGCGTTCCGGATCGCCGGGCTGCCCTCGCCCGAGGACGACGAGTCGGCGCAGCGGCTGCCCCCGGTGGTGGACGGCACGGACGACATCGACGTCTCCCGCTCCACCCGGCTGCCGTTCGGCATCCGCCCGGCGGCCGAGCCCGAGATCCCGCTGCTGGACCTGGCCGAGTACGGGGTGACGCTCAGCGACACCGGGGCGCCGGTGACCGTGCTGCTGGGCACCGGGGTGCGGCGCAGCATGATGGAGATGGAGCTGTCGACCGAGATCGAGGAGGGCGGCTTCCTGGTCGGCCGGGCCTTTAGGCGGGCCGACGACCCCGCCCTGCACGCGGTGATCGTCGACGAGGTGCTGCCCGCCGAGCACTCGGGGGCCTCGCTGATGCACTTCACGTTCACCGGCGACTCGTTCCGTGCGATGAGCCGGACGCTCGGCGACCGCCAGCTCGTCGGCTGGTACCACACCCATCTGTTCCAGACCGAGCGCACCATCGGCCTGTCCCGTACCGACATCGACCTGCACCGGGACACCTTCCGGCGCCCCTGGCAGGTGGCCGCCCTGATCAACCTCACCTCGCGCCGGCGGGTGCTGACCTGCTACGCCTCCTCCGACGACTGGATGGCACCCTGTCCGATCCGGAACCTCGATGACGACCCTGACAGCCACCGCAGTACGCATCCTTCACTGGGCCATCACTGA
- a CDS encoding HesA/MoeB/ThiF family protein, giving the protein MTGDRFARHALVPGWDQKRLADATVVLAGAGALGNTVAQTLALAGLGRLVVCDPDTVAVSNLSRCPLFRAADVGRPKARVLAEALADLAPGTAVDAREAPHVSGAGLAELRDADLVVSALDSRAARISLAGRCTLAGTGMLDGGTHAWGGEVSWYPPGGRCRACGLGPAERAVQDDPWSCAAPDPAAEAGASAPVSGLVGAWLADFAVRLLLGLSVPEAPLRVDAAGFAMPLSGAPSGELPDPDCPLHERLPADVPVLPLDQEATVADLLDHVDVHEEPLAWAGFSRPVRRRAAVRTVTSRLRSAPASARLSALGVAPREVLPVARRDGSGLRYVELAAVGKERQGIPGDLTEARRATTEGVL; this is encoded by the coding sequence GTGACCGGCGACCGGTTCGCGCGGCACGCGCTGGTCCCCGGCTGGGACCAGAAGCGGCTGGCCGACGCCACGGTCGTCCTCGCGGGCGCCGGGGCACTGGGCAACACGGTCGCCCAGACACTCGCGTTGGCGGGCCTCGGGCGGCTGGTGGTGTGCGATCCGGACACGGTCGCGGTGAGCAACCTCAGCCGCTGCCCGCTGTTCCGGGCGGCGGACGTGGGCCGGCCGAAGGCGCGGGTGCTGGCCGAGGCGCTGGCGGACCTCGCACCCGGCACGGCCGTGGACGCCCGTGAGGCGCCGCATGTGTCCGGAGCCGGGCTCGCCGAACTGCGGGACGCCGACCTGGTGGTGAGCGCGCTGGACAGCCGGGCGGCCCGGATCTCCCTGGCCGGGCGGTGCACGCTCGCCGGGACCGGCATGCTCGACGGCGGGACGCACGCGTGGGGCGGCGAGGTCTCCTGGTACCCGCCCGGCGGACGCTGCCGGGCCTGCGGTCTCGGTCCCGCCGAGCGGGCGGTGCAGGACGACCCGTGGTCGTGCGCCGCGCCCGATCCGGCCGCCGAGGCGGGCGCGTCGGCTCCGGTGTCGGGCCTGGTCGGCGCGTGGCTCGCCGACTTCGCCGTACGACTGCTGCTGGGACTGTCCGTGCCGGAGGCGCCGTTGCGCGTCGACGCCGCGGGGTTCGCCATGCCGCTGTCCGGGGCCCCGTCGGGTGAGCTGCCCGACCCGGACTGCCCGCTGCACGAACGGCTCCCCGCCGACGTCCCGGTGCTGCCGTTGGACCAAGAGGCCACGGTGGCCGACCTGTTGGACCACGTCGACGTGCACGAAGAGCCGCTCGCCTGGGCAGGATTCAGCAGGCCGGTGCGGCGGCGGGCGGCGGTGCGCACCGTCACCTCCCGGCTGCGGTCCGCGCCCGCCTCGGCGCGGTTGAGCGCACTGGGGGTGGCGCCGCGTGAGGTACTGCCCGTGGCCCGACGGGACGGATCGGGGCTGCGGTACGTCGAGTTGGCCGCCGTCGGGAAGGAACGGCAGGGCATACCGGGCGACTTGACCGAGGCACGGCGCGCGACGACGGAGGGTGTCCTGTGA
- a CDS encoding radical SAM-modified peptide, FtsH ternary system-associated, with amino-acid sequence MSTEYRFVEDLPDLIEASEYDDHPEGRLVRLRISWDEKGVEVLGDAFRPDMLEALLEKMGPDAVEQMLCG; translated from the coding sequence ATGAGCACCGAGTACCGCTTCGTGGAGGACCTGCCGGACCTGATCGAGGCGTCCGAGTACGACGACCATCCCGAGGGACGGCTCGTACGGCTGCGCATCAGCTGGGACGAGAAGGGCGTCGAGGTGCTCGGCGACGCCTTCCGGCCGGACATGCTGGAGGCGTTGCTGGAGAAGATGGGGCCCGACGCGGTGGAGCAGATGCTGTGCGGGTGA
- a CDS encoding effector-associated domain EAD1-containing protein gives MRDELYNELERVINPQEGEIILRSIGFREARLPSTELAPRFYWSEVRRLIDAGVLVDGEALLARAAHNEYPGNPVFRASVEALEPVTEPPQPHRVESHSPPPSGPTPTAAPPTEPDTYPTLVFVCSTHHAAFIEEVRRLDPRAELFFVSQGEEAQVGQIAMSLTRELAPSQMDDVRGELIAAGAPADLEILQEVYDHRPYLLEALRVNGPDQQPYDLAGVPSITPVRDIAAAVLAHYEGRMGRRPRTVVDHQQPDGSFRRLDPAQSLHDAGVREGDTLNVYPEATAGHAELRMQAIIRVREEMHRYADQHEDFEIVDTDDPEFPTDYEIRFKGPGLRLPEQQSASALPRPEVQDKHNLLILLGPDFPLVAPAVFWLSPIFHPNIKGPDPQYPEAEGAVCLGVLAHSWRPALDFGQLCQMLVDMAGYRNYEISDSFNPIAAFWAQTEDGVAMIEAIGGKPPVPVPPPDDGVLRVGALRIRRTDGTADGT, from the coding sequence GTGAGGGACGAGCTGTACAACGAGCTGGAGCGGGTGATCAACCCCCAGGAGGGCGAGATCATCCTGCGGTCCATCGGGTTCCGCGAGGCCCGCCTGCCGTCCACGGAACTGGCCCCCCGGTTCTACTGGTCGGAGGTGCGCCGGCTGATCGACGCGGGCGTGCTGGTGGACGGCGAGGCGCTGCTGGCGCGTGCCGCGCACAACGAGTACCCGGGCAACCCGGTGTTCCGGGCCTCCGTCGAGGCGCTGGAACCGGTCACCGAGCCGCCGCAGCCGCACCGCGTCGAGTCCCACAGCCCGCCGCCCTCCGGCCCGACGCCCACGGCCGCGCCGCCGACGGAGCCGGACACCTATCCGACCCTGGTCTTCGTGTGCAGCACGCACCACGCGGCGTTCATCGAGGAGGTGCGCCGCCTCGACCCCCGCGCCGAACTGTTCTTCGTCAGCCAGGGCGAGGAGGCCCAGGTGGGACAGATCGCGATGTCCCTGACGCGTGAACTGGCGCCCAGTCAGATGGACGACGTGCGCGGCGAGTTGATCGCGGCCGGTGCCCCGGCGGACCTGGAGATCCTCCAGGAGGTCTACGACCACCGGCCCTATCTGCTGGAGGCGCTCCGGGTCAACGGACCCGACCAGCAGCCCTACGACCTGGCGGGGGTGCCGTCGATCACCCCGGTGCGGGACATCGCCGCCGCCGTGCTGGCGCACTACGAGGGCCGGATGGGGCGGCGCCCGCGCACCGTCGTCGACCATCAGCAGCCGGACGGCAGCTTCCGCCGTCTCGATCCGGCGCAGTCCCTGCACGACGCCGGTGTGCGTGAGGGCGACACGCTCAACGTGTATCCCGAAGCGACCGCCGGGCACGCCGAGTTGCGGATGCAGGCGATCATCCGGGTCCGTGAGGAGATGCACCGCTACGCGGACCAGCACGAGGACTTCGAGATCGTCGACACCGACGACCCGGAGTTCCCCACCGACTACGAGATCCGCTTCAAGGGGCCGGGGCTGCGGCTCCCGGAGCAGCAGAGCGCGAGTGCGCTGCCGCGTCCGGAGGTGCAGGACAAGCACAACCTGCTGATCCTGCTGGGCCCGGACTTCCCGCTGGTCGCCCCGGCCGTCTTCTGGCTGAGCCCGATCTTCCACCCGAACATCAAGGGCCCCGATCCGCAGTACCCGGAGGCCGAGGGGGCCGTGTGCCTGGGGGTGCTGGCGCACTCCTGGCGCCCCGCCCTCGACTTCGGCCAACTGTGCCAGATGCTCGTGGACATGGCTGGGTATCGTAACTACGAGATCTCGGACAGTTTCAACCCAATCGCTGCATTCTGGGCTCAGACGGAGGACGGAGTGGCCATGATCGAGGCCATCGGGGGCAAGCCACCGGTGCCGGTCCCGCCGCCCGACGACGGCGTACTGCGCGTCGGCGCCCTGCGGATACGGCGGACGGACGGGACGGCCGATGGCACTTGA
- a CDS encoding ATP-binding protein: MTRALRLATADHGDRMDLLGTAGDRPLREALASCEVWLLDPLDEELLDRPWSDFAPDVWLRSELAPGTSLFAPPGIMAASPAPTSLSKPPAALATGTEAAEPEQADHPDRITDAQAVRLAYYPHIERVASLLRSRLPVLVISEKLIVTHLWEEMVTLAECRGIRLDDDSREDESGRGPGDPVGDMNGASMSTRQRRLARLRAQLEELKEGDVIVLTHLDLLVGSADIGRHAEARELVELLYAFPDQLVLAFADPTLPLPDVLAERFSARVTLSGLPPKVKTPETEEALLGAALVTREEAETFEGFQPREFYKHVAGMNPVRLRQAMRYAHEKHRTQPKRATQQDLRETLLTFKAQQSSHFEVPNVTLDDIGGYDEVKDEIRQTLAIISGAQSLPDDMEEVRSELVPRGIIFYGPPGTGKTLFAKAIANGMNATIQVVSGPEVTDMYVGESERKVREIFASARRSAPSVIVFDEIDAITMERSNRPDGGSRAGNSVVAQILTEMDGFRPEVPMLVIGTTNRIDIIDKALLRPSRFRSIAISLPDVTARRAILRHHAGRYHISLDDEVLELIAEATAGRNGDELRSLMRDAFVGRHMHGIEPDARRLGWLVGRLQQGRLEMISERR; encoded by the coding sequence ATGACCAGAGCGCTGCGCCTGGCCACCGCGGACCACGGCGACCGGATGGACCTGCTCGGCACCGCGGGCGACCGCCCGCTGCGGGAGGCGCTGGCCTCCTGCGAGGTGTGGCTGCTCGACCCGCTGGACGAGGAGTTGCTGGACCGGCCCTGGTCGGACTTCGCCCCCGACGTCTGGCTGCGGTCCGAACTCGCCCCGGGCACCTCGCTGTTCGCGCCCCCGGGGATCATGGCCGCCAGCCCGGCCCCGACGTCACTGAGCAAGCCCCCCGCCGCCCTCGCCACCGGCACGGAGGCGGCGGAACCCGAGCAGGCCGACCACCCCGACCGCATCACCGACGCCCAGGCCGTCCGGCTCGCCTACTACCCGCACATCGAACGCGTCGCCTCCCTGCTGCGCAGCCGTCTGCCGGTGCTCGTCATCAGCGAGAAGCTGATCGTGACCCATCTGTGGGAGGAGATGGTCACGTTGGCCGAGTGCCGCGGCATCCGGCTCGACGACGACTCGCGGGAGGACGAGAGCGGCCGCGGGCCCGGTGACCCGGTCGGGGACATGAACGGCGCGTCGATGAGCACCCGTCAGCGTCGCCTCGCCCGACTCCGCGCCCAGCTGGAGGAGTTGAAGGAGGGTGACGTCATCGTGCTCACCCATCTCGACCTGCTGGTCGGCAGCGCCGACATCGGCCGGCACGCCGAGGCACGCGAACTGGTCGAGCTGCTCTACGCCTTCCCCGACCAGCTGGTCCTCGCCTTCGCCGACCCGACGCTGCCGCTGCCGGACGTCCTGGCCGAGCGGTTCAGCGCCCGGGTCACCCTCAGCGGTCTGCCACCGAAGGTGAAGACGCCGGAGACCGAGGAGGCCCTCCTCGGGGCGGCCCTGGTGACCCGGGAGGAGGCGGAGACCTTCGAGGGGTTCCAACCGCGCGAGTTCTACAAGCACGTCGCCGGCATGAACCCCGTACGCCTGCGGCAGGCGATGCGGTACGCGCACGAGAAGCACCGGACGCAGCCGAAGCGGGCCACCCAACAGGACCTGCGCGAGACGCTGTTGACGTTCAAGGCGCAGCAGTCCTCGCACTTCGAGGTCCCCAACGTCACGCTCGACGACATCGGCGGCTACGACGAGGTCAAGGACGAGATCCGGCAGACCCTCGCCATCATCAGCGGCGCGCAGAGCCTGCCCGACGACATGGAGGAGGTGCGCTCCGAACTCGTCCCGCGCGGCATCATCTTCTACGGCCCGCCCGGCACCGGTAAGACGCTCTTCGCCAAGGCCATCGCCAACGGCATGAACGCCACCATCCAGGTGGTGTCCGGGCCCGAGGTCACCGACATGTACGTCGGTGAGAGCGAGCGCAAGGTGCGGGAGATCTTCGCCTCCGCGCGGCGCAGCGCGCCCTCCGTCATCGTCTTCGACGAGATCGACGCGATCACGATGGAGCGCAGCAACCGTCCCGACGGCGGCAGCCGGGCCGGCAACAGCGTGGTCGCGCAGATCCTGACCGAGATGGACGGCTTCCGGCCCGAGGTCCCGATGCTGGTGATCGGCACGACCAACCGCATCGACATCATCGACAAGGCGCTGCTGCGGCCGAGCCGGTTCCGGTCCATCGCCATCTCGCTGCCCGACGTCACCGCCCGCCGGGCCATCCTGCGCCATCACGCGGGCCGCTATCACATCTCCCTGGACGACGAGGTGCTGGAGCTGATCGCCGAGGCGACGGCGGGCCGCAACGGCGACGAGCTGCGCTCGCTGATGCGGGACGCGTTCGTCGGCCGCCACATGCACGGCATCGAACCGGACGCCCGCCGGCTGGGCTGGCTCGTGGGACGGCTCCAGCAGGGCCGCCTGGAAATGATCTCGGAGCGCCGATGA
- the amrS gene encoding AmmeMemoRadiSam system radical SAM enzyme, whose protein sequence is MVAWVPADFYRAVDGGLQCTLCPFRCRLRDGDTGACKVRRREGDRVLTATWGTTVEHWSSVERKPFYHFRPGLPLLTLAPPGCSFRCDYCVNHRVSQYGRDPDSRVSAPDADVEKLVAAAAERGGGLALSYSEPSLAAELTLELGARARPLGIPLVWKSNGFLTPEAVERVAPVLDAVNIDVKAADEDAHRRLTGAPLAPVLETLRLLTAAGVWVEVSTPLIPGTSAEDRQLGRIAEFVASLGPDTPWHLLRFTPTYRMRDQRPTSPERLADAARIGRAAGLRYVYVERALGAEGRATRCPGCGVEVVARGVWGQTESLLRDGSCPGCGEPIAGIWTVDERTGA, encoded by the coding sequence GTGGTCGCGTGGGTACCGGCGGACTTCTACCGTGCCGTCGACGGCGGCCTCCAGTGCACGCTCTGCCCCTTCCGCTGCCGGCTGCGCGACGGTGACACCGGCGCCTGCAAAGTGCGGCGCAGAGAAGGCGATCGGGTGCTGACGGCGACCTGGGGGACGACCGTCGAGCACTGGTCCTCCGTGGAACGCAAGCCCTTCTACCACTTCCGCCCCGGCCTGCCGCTGCTGACCCTGGCCCCGCCCGGCTGCTCGTTCCGCTGCGACTACTGCGTCAACCACCGTGTCTCGCAGTACGGCAGGGACCCGGACAGCCGCGTCTCCGCACCGGACGCCGACGTCGAGAAGCTGGTCGCGGCCGCCGCCGAGCGCGGCGGTGGGCTCGCCCTCTCCTACTCCGAGCCGTCCCTCGCCGCCGAACTCACCCTCGAACTCGGCGCCCGGGCCCGCCCGTTGGGCATCCCGCTGGTGTGGAAGAGCAACGGCTTCCTCACCCCCGAAGCCGTCGAGCGCGTCGCCCCGGTCCTCGACGCCGTCAACATCGACGTCAAGGCCGCCGACGAGGATGCCCACCGCCGCCTCACCGGGGCACCGCTCGCCCCGGTCCTGGAGACACTGCGGCTGCTGACGGCCGCCGGGGTGTGGGTCGAGGTCAGCACGCCGCTCATCCCCGGGACCAGCGCCGAGGACCGACAGCTCGGGCGCATCGCCGAGTTCGTGGCCTCGCTGGGCCCGGACACGCCCTGGCACCTGCTGCGCTTCACCCCCACGTACCGGATGCGCGACCAGCGCCCCACCTCCCCGGAACGGCTCGCGGACGCGGCACGCATCGGGCGGGCGGCCGGGCTGCGGTACGTGTACGTCGAGCGGGCGCTCGGTGCGGAAGGGCGCGCCACCCGCTGCCCGGGGTGCGGGGTCGAGGTGGTGGCCCGAGGGGTATGGGGGCAGACGGAAAGCCTTCTGCGCGACGGGAGTTGCCCGGGATGCGGGGAACCGATCGCCGGGATCTGGACCGTGGACGAGAGGACTGGGGCATGA
- a CDS encoding AAA family ATPase: MSTATATWSGDDLNAVRRLKALGRSIDQHFVGRRLALDLLEVAVLAHEHVLLLGPPGTGKTDLVSRFAAGLGSRPFVRLLTRFTEPAELFGPVDVPAFQSGDQYRFRTDGMLPKAHVAFLDEIFQSGSPILNTLLTVMNERVFHNGHDVEAVPLITLVGAANSLPQDPSLLAFADRFLLRLTIPPVAGNRLDELLEKGYAPGRATSAGDEHAWIDAATLDRLNRQLAHADLSAVTAEYAELVRELLGQGVTLSDRRIIRGLRLVAAAALREERVRAEAADLWPLEHFWSDPAHAPVVQEAVRRRTGGFAEDPDEPARTAQRLVSEARVLGRQVGAGSPPASVERVLRQLNALRLELRRAVPGNREGERELASIIDTTLALLDQG; the protein is encoded by the coding sequence ATGAGCACCGCTACGGCCACCTGGAGTGGCGACGACCTCAATGCCGTACGCCGGCTCAAGGCGCTCGGCCGCAGCATCGACCAGCACTTCGTGGGGCGGCGACTCGCCCTCGACCTGCTGGAGGTCGCAGTGCTGGCGCACGAGCACGTGCTGCTGCTCGGGCCGCCCGGCACCGGCAAGACGGACCTGGTCAGCCGGTTCGCGGCGGGGCTCGGCAGCCGTCCCTTCGTACGGCTGCTGACCCGGTTCACGGAACCGGCCGAGCTGTTCGGGCCGGTGGACGTGCCCGCGTTCCAGAGCGGCGACCAGTACCGGTTCCGCACCGACGGCATGCTCCCGAAGGCCCATGTCGCGTTCCTCGACGAGATCTTCCAGAGCGGCAGCCCGATCCTCAACACGCTGCTGACCGTGATGAACGAGCGCGTGTTCCACAACGGCCACGACGTGGAGGCGGTCCCGCTCATCACCCTCGTCGGCGCGGCCAACTCCCTTCCGCAGGACCCCTCGTTGCTCGCCTTCGCCGACCGGTTCCTGCTGCGGCTGACGATCCCCCCGGTGGCCGGCAACCGGCTGGACGAGCTCCTGGAGAAGGGGTACGCGCCCGGCCGCGCCACGTCCGCCGGGGACGAGCACGCGTGGATCGACGCGGCCACCCTGGACCGGCTGAACCGGCAGCTGGCGCACGCCGATCTGAGTGCGGTGACCGCGGAGTACGCGGAACTGGTGCGTGAACTCCTCGGCCAGGGCGTGACGTTGTCCGACCGTCGGATCATCCGCGGGCTCCGGCTGGTGGCCGCGGCGGCGCTGCGGGAGGAGCGGGTACGGGCCGAGGCCGCCGATCTGTGGCCGCTGGAGCACTTCTGGTCCGACCCGGCGCATGCGCCGGTGGTACAGGAGGCGGTACGCCGCCGCACCGGCGGCTTCGCCGAGGACCCCGACGAACCCGCCCGCACCGCACAACGCCTGGTCTCCGAGGCGCGGGTCCTCGGCCGCCAGGTCGGGGCCGGGTCGCCGCCCGCGTCCGTGGAGCGCGTCCTGCGTCAACTCAATGCGCTGAGGCTGGAGTTGAGGCGTGCTGTTCCGGGCAACAGAGAGGGCGAGAGGGAGCTCGCGAGTATCATCGACACCACTCTGGCCTTGCTGGACCAGGGCTGA
- a CDS encoding effector-associated domain EAD1-containing protein, whose protein sequence is MAALTAGRLQQDGVLRVLAELYADPLSAELLLRGLGADLTRLPPFGGSQAPLGHWFRICLTIEHGAFGFTLEDLVRAAHRDFPSNDLLGRYARPRASDGTPDDRLTVLCLLAGPREASRLQLRHEFRTIEEAARRGRRRTLDIRLSAATRRRDLLPALTEHKPDVLHFGGHGSPDGHLLLEGDDGSVAPVRAEALGAALDAVGGVPVAVLNACHLGRYLDVVRPYVGEVIGSPAKLDDDDALAFCRDYYASLALGESWEGAFKQARAGVGLGRPGPPDLRREVGFREADAV, encoded by the coding sequence ATGGCGGCACTGACGGCGGGGCGGTTGCAGCAGGACGGGGTGCTGCGCGTGCTGGCGGAGCTGTACGCCGATCCGCTCAGCGCCGAGCTGCTGCTGCGGGGGCTGGGTGCCGATCTGACCCGGCTGCCGCCCTTCGGGGGTTCCCAGGCGCCGCTCGGCCACTGGTTCCGGATCTGTCTGACGATCGAGCACGGGGCGTTCGGCTTCACGCTGGAGGACCTGGTGCGGGCGGCGCACCGGGACTTCCCGTCGAACGACCTGTTGGGCCGGTACGCGAGACCCCGCGCGTCGGACGGAACGCCGGACGACCGCCTGACCGTGCTGTGTCTGCTGGCCGGTCCCCGGGAGGCGTCCAGGCTCCAGCTGCGGCACGAGTTCCGCACCATCGAGGAGGCCGCCCGCCGGGGCCGGCGCCGCACCCTCGACATCAGGCTGTCGGCGGCGACCCGGCGCCGCGACCTGCTCCCCGCGCTCACCGAACACAAGCCGGACGTCCTGCACTTCGGCGGGCACGGCTCCCCCGACGGGCATCTGCTGCTGGAGGGGGACGACGGCTCGGTCGCGCCGGTGCGTGCGGAGGCGCTCGGGGCGGCGCTCGACGCGGTGGGCGGAGTCCCGGTCGCCGTCCTCAACGCCTGCCATCTGGGGCGGTATCTGGACGTCGTCAGACCCTATGTCGGCGAGGTCATCGGCTCCCCGGCGAAGCTGGACGACGACGACGCGCTGGCGTTCTGCCGGGACTACTACGCGTCCCTCGCCCTCGGCGAGTCCTGGGAGGGCGCTTTCAAACAGGCGCGGGCAGGCGTGGGCCTCGGCCGGCCCGGGCCGCCGGACCTGCGGCGCGAGGTGGGGTTCCGGGAGGCCGACGCGGTATGA
- a CDS encoding ArsR/SmtB family transcription factor, whose amino-acid sequence MSARMHLSTAHHAHPRTPGDEQFALAAEVLALLGDRTRLALLHALAGGEADVTTLTEACGAARPAVSQHLARLRLAGLVNTRKEGRRVIYSLRDGHLRRLVDEALNVADHRLSDRPVHD is encoded by the coding sequence ATGAGCGCACGCATGCACCTATCAACTGCGCATCATGCGCACCCGCGAACCCCGGGCGACGAGCAGTTCGCCCTCGCCGCCGAAGTGCTCGCGCTCCTCGGCGACCGCACCCGTCTGGCCCTGCTGCACGCCCTCGCGGGCGGCGAGGCGGACGTCACGACCCTCACGGAGGCGTGTGGGGCGGCCCGGCCCGCGGTCAGTCAGCATCTGGCGCGGCTGCGGCTGGCGGGGCTGGTGAACACGCGGAAGGAGGGGCGCCGGGTGATCTACTCGCTGCGCGACGGGCATCTGCGCCGCCTGGTCGACGAGGCGCTGAACGTGGCCGACCACCGGCTCAGCGACCGGCCGGTGCACGACTAG
- a CDS encoding 4-hydroxybenzoate 3-monooxygenase encodes MTEVSPFPSGALPLHKPVVVIGAGPAGLTVGNILRAVGVDCVVLETETRAFIEQRPRAGVLEEWAVRGLERRGLAANLLERAQRHAECEFRLGGERYRFEYLRLTGHHHWVYPQPLLVTDLVHEYADVRGGDIRFGVRDVRLHGLDSDHPVVEYVDDLGEDRLIPCDFVVGADGARGVTRALLTPDRALVSRHDYGIGWLALLAEAPPSNDCVVFGIHPNGFAGHMARSPEVTRYYLECPPGDDPDNWSHDRVWSELRQRLGANGAPPLAEGRLIEKRVLDMHNYVVEPMVFGRLFLAGDAAHLTAPIAAKGMNLALHDAFLLGDALVAQLTKGDSTGLTGYSQACLGRVWDYQEFSQWLSEIYHGTSSGDPYLAGTTQARLRRLFSSPAAGLAFAEQYLGKDPEY; translated from the coding sequence ATGACTGAGGTCTCCCCCTTCCCCAGCGGGGCGCTCCCGCTCCACAAACCGGTCGTCGTCATCGGCGCCGGCCCCGCGGGCCTGACGGTCGGCAACATCCTGCGGGCCGTGGGCGTCGACTGCGTGGTCCTGGAGACGGAGACCCGCGCGTTCATCGAACAGCGGCCCCGCGCCGGGGTGTTGGAGGAGTGGGCGGTACGCGGCCTCGAACGGCGGGGCCTCGCCGCGAACCTGCTGGAGCGCGCGCAACGGCACGCCGAGTGCGAGTTCCGGCTCGGCGGGGAGCGGTACCGGTTCGAGTACCTGCGTCTGACGGGCCATCACCACTGGGTGTACCCGCAGCCGTTGCTGGTCACGGACCTGGTGCACGAGTACGCGGACGTCCGCGGCGGCGACATACGCTTCGGCGTCCGGGACGTACGGCTGCACGGCCTGGACTCGGACCACCCGGTCGTGGAGTACGTCGACGACCTCGGCGAGGACCGGCTGATCCCCTGCGACTTCGTGGTGGGCGCCGACGGGGCGCGCGGAGTGACCCGCGCCCTGCTCACCCCGGACCGCGCGCTCGTCTCCCGGCACGACTACGGCATCGGCTGGCTGGCGCTCCTCGCGGAGGCGCCGCCGTCCAACGACTGCGTGGTCTTCGGCATCCACCCCAACGGATTCGCCGGGCACATGGCACGCAGCCCCGAAGTCACCCGCTACTACCTGGAGTGCCCGCCCGGCGACGACCCGGACAACTGGTCGCACGACCGGGTGTGGTCGGAGCTGCGACAGCGTCTGGGCGCGAACGGCGCTCCGCCCCTCGCCGAGGGCCGCCTCATCGAGAAGCGCGTCCTGGACATGCACAACTACGTGGTCGAACCCATGGTGTTCGGCCGTCTCTTCCTCGCGGGCGACGCGGCCCATCTCACCGCGCCCATCGCCGCGAAGGGCATGAACCTCGCCCTGCACGACGCCTTCCTGCTGGGCGACGCGCTCGTCGCCCAGCTCACCAAGGGCGACTCCACCGGCCTGACCGGCTACTCGCAGGCGTGTCTGGGCCGCGTCTGGGACTACCAGGAGTTCTCCCAGTGGCTGTCGGAGATCTACCACGGCACGTCGTCCGGCGACCCCTATCTCGCGGGCACCACCCAGGCCCGCCTGCGCCGGCTCTTCAGCTCACCGGCGGCGGGCCTCGCGTTCGCCGAGCAGTACCTGGGCAAGGACCCGGAGTACTGA